A stretch of Spirochaetota bacterium DNA encodes these proteins:
- the yajC gene encoding preprotein translocase subunit YajC, whose product MLGLFYQMAPAAAATIGGGAQPTTAGSFMTFLPIIIMVVFMYLLVFLPDNKRRKKLQKQIDGLKQGDRIITLGHIVGTVEFIGEKTIYIKSQDSKIEVSKSGVASVLDNGKLD is encoded by the coding sequence ATGTTAGGATTATTTTATCAAATGGCACCTGCTGCTGCTGCTACAATAGGTGGTGGTGCTCAACCTACGACAGCAGGAAGCTTTATGACTTTTTTACCAATTATTATAATGGTTGTATTTATGTACCTTCTTGTATTTCTTCCAGACAATAAGAGACGTAAGAAATTACAAAAACAAATTGATGGCTTAAAACAAGGTGATCGTATTATTACATTAGGTCATATTGTGGGTACTGTGGAATTTATTGGTGAAAAAACTATCTATATTAAAAGTCAAGATTCTAAAATTGAAGTTTCTAAATCAGGTGTAGCATCTGTTTTAGATAATGGTAAACTTGATTAA
- a CDS encoding ankyrin repeat domain-containing protein: MKQRVTYLLLTFFLIITSNLFSQNSSFLEAVIRNNISLVEYMIKHRADVTVTNSDGLTALHLVSDPQIALILIINGADINARNRSGSTPLHWAVSRNKESLAKLLIEFGANIDSADDIGNTPLHFAINSKDELVLLLIRAGANINATNKLGSTPIIEALLKNNNTQSRYLLLAGAKNIKNNAGVTPSILDTLETENSIKDILVSEQVDPVIKEIFIENYPLAIQLIRQNKTINKVDVNGNTALHWAFNKKNRYISKLLLDKKANYTTINFDSQSPLDVLLATEDENFIKYIQEILKNKTNFSKEFFKSKKIK, translated from the coding sequence GTGAAACAAAGAGTTACATATTTATTATTAACTTTTTTTCTTATAATTACTTCTAATTTATTCAGTCAAAATTCTTCTTTTTTAGAAGCTGTTATAAGAAATAATATATCATTAGTAGAATATATGATAAAACATAGAGCTGATGTAACAGTTACTAACAGTGATGGTCTCACAGCACTTCATTTGGTATCTGATCCTCAAATAGCATTAATACTTATTATTAATGGAGCAGATATTAACGCTAGAAATCGTAGTGGTAGCACCCCCTTACATTGGGCTGTATCACGAAATAAAGAATCTCTTGCTAAATTATTAATCGAATTCGGAGCTAATATTGATAGTGCTGACGATATAGGAAACACTCCTCTTCATTTCGCTATTAATTCTAAAGACGAACTTGTCTTACTTCTTATTAGAGCAGGTGCTAACATAAATGCTACTAATAAACTGGGATCAACTCCAATCATTGAGGCACTACTAAAAAATAATAATACTCAATCTAGATACTTATTATTAGCTGGTGCTAAAAATATAAAAAATAACGCAGGTGTTACACCTTCAATTTTAGATACATTAGAAACTGAAAATAGTATTAAAGACATTCTTGTTAGTGAGCAAGTAGATCCAGTTATTAAAGAAATCTTTATTGAGAATTACCCTCTTGCTATACAATTAATCAGACAAAATAAAACTATCAACAAAGTAGATGTTAATGGAAATACAGCTCTTCATTGGGCATTTAACAAAAAAAATCGTTATATTTCTAAATTGTTATTGGATAAAAAAGCTAATTATACAACTATTAATTTTGATAGTCAAAGCCCTCTTGATGTATTACTTGCTACTGAAGATGAAAACTTCATTAAATATATACAAGAAATTTTAAAAAATAAAACTAATTTTAGCAAAGAATTCTTTAAATCAAAAAAAATAAAATAA